A window from Rana temporaria chromosome 8, aRanTem1.1, whole genome shotgun sequence encodes these proteins:
- the LOC120909876 gene encoding gastrula zinc finger protein XlCGF26.1-like isoform X1, translated as MEEWKYIEGHKDLYKDAMMEKRPPLTSPDGSSNGNPPERCPRPLYSRDSTQEHQEDQVTLDVKQIDGDEEEVETYMMGEEPCKEEEIPPEISADPGDTRATQRNVKAEEEEELHVIVKEEEIPVEIGTDPGDTRETQGDIKVEEEEIRKVKIEEDEVLVEIGTDGEMEDEGITSDSSEESSITPDLHPSPHTSSEPSTPLARRKARRRGGKLPFSVYGSFFAQGTEATPNQRNRTAEGQYSCSVCGKCFSWKSSLFEHERTHTDDRPYPCSECGKRFKQKSTLAIHERIHNPEKPFSCSECGKCFTQIGNLASHQRTHTGEKPFSCSECGRCFTRRVSLTEHERTHTKVSPFSCPECGKCFTRKTSLVLHQRTHTGVTQFSCSKCGKCFTQRSHLIVHQRTHPAVSPFSCMECGKYFTRRANLLVHQRTHTGVSPFSCAECGKCFSRRASLTEHQRTHTGEKPYSCSECGKGFSLISAYINHKRIHTGEKPFKCSECGRCFTQRANLIGHQRTHTGEKPYSCLECGRCFTRRVYLTEHQRTHTGLPLFSCADCGKSYSQRASLIKHQRTHAGVKPQ; from the exons atggaggagtggaagtatatagaaggacacaaggatctctacaaggacgccaTGATGGAGAAGCGGCCGCCCCTCACATCTccag atggatccagtaatgggaacccaccagagagatgtccccgtcctctgtattcccgggactccaCACAGGAACATCAGGAGGATCAG GTTACACTGGATGTAAAGCAGATTGATGGTGATGAGGAAGAAGTAGAGACGTATATGATGGGTGAAGAACCGTGTAAAGAGGAGGAAATCCCTCCAGAGATCAGCGCAG ACCCCGGGGACACCAGAGCTACTCAGAGAAACGTCAaagctgaggaggaggaagaattaCATGTAATAGTCAAAGAAGAGGAAATTCCTGTAGAGATCGGCACAG ACCCCGGAGACACCAGAGAGACTCAAGGAGACATCAAAGTAGAGGAGGAAGAAATAAGAAAAGTCAAGATTGAAGAGGACGAAGTTCTTGTAGAGATTGGTACAG ATGGTGAAATGGAAGATGAGGGTATTACATCTGATTCTTCGGAGGAAAGCTCCATCACCCCAGATCTCCATCCATCACCTCATACTTCTTCAGAACCCTCTACACCCCTTGCCCGCCGTAAAGCTCGTAGAAGGGGTGGGAAGTTGCCTTTTTCCGTCTATGGGAGTTTTTTTGCCCAGGGAACAGAAGCAACACCAAACCAGAGAAACCGGACAGCGGAGGGTCAATATTCTTGCTCTGTGTGCGGAAAATGCTTTTCTTGGAAATCCTCTCTTTTTGAACACGAAAGAACTCACACGGACGACAGACCGTATccgtgttctgagtgcgggaaacgttttAAACAAAAGTCAACTCTTGCCATTCACGAACGAATCCACAACCCCGAGAAGCCTTTCTCGTGTTccgagtgtgggaagtgttttaCCCAGATAGGCAATCTTGCATCGCATCAGCgaacacacacgggggagaagccattctcctgttcagagtgcgggagatGTTTTACTCGCAGAGTCAGCCTTACGGAACACGAGAGGACTCACACTAAAGTGTCGCCGTTTTCTTGTCCGGAATGTGGGAAGTGTTTTACCCGGAAAACCAGCCTTGTTCTCCATCAGCGTACTCATACCGGGGTGACTCAGTTTTCCTGTTCTAAATGTGGCAAATGTTTTACGCAGAGGTCCCATCTTATTGTACACCAGAGGACTCATCCCGCGGTGTCGCCCTTCTCGTGTATGGAATGCGGGAAATATTTTACCCGGAGAGCCAACCTACTCGTACATCAAAGGACTCACACCGGGGTGTCGCCGTTCTCATGCGCagaatgtgggaaatgtttttccagGAGAGCTAGTCTTACTGAGCATCAGCggactcacacaggggagaagccgtattcatgtTCCGAATGCGGGAAAGGTTTTTCCCTTATTTCGGCTTACATTAACCATAAGAGgattcacacgggagagaagccatttAAGTGTTCTGAATGTGGGAGGTGTTTCACCCAAAGGGCCAATCTTATTGGACACCAGAGAACTCACACCGGGGAAAAGCCATATTCGTGTCTAGAATGTGGGAGATGTTTTACCCGGAGAGTCTATCTCACCGAGCACCAGAGGACACATACCGGGTTGCCGCTGTTTTCATGTGCGGATTGCGGAAAATCCTATTCCCAGAGAGCCAGTCTTATTAAACATCAAAGAACGCACGCTGGCGTGAAGCCGCAATGA
- the LOC120909876 gene encoding gastrula zinc finger protein XlCGF26.1-like isoform X3 codes for MMGEEPCKEEEIPPEISADPGDTRATQRNVKAEEEEELHVIVKEEEIPVEIGTDPGDTRETQGDIKVEEEEIRKVKIEEDEVLVEIGTDGEMEDEGITSDSSEESSITPDLHPSPHTSSEPSTPLARRKARRRGGKLPFSVYGSFFAQGTEATPNQRNRTAEGQYSCSVCGKCFSWKSSLFEHERTHTDDRPYPCSECGKRFKQKSTLAIHERIHNPEKPFSCSECGKCFTQIGNLASHQRTHTGEKPFSCSECGRCFTRRVSLTEHERTHTKVSPFSCPECGKCFTRKTSLVLHQRTHTGVTQFSCSKCGKCFTQRSHLIVHQRTHPAVSPFSCMECGKYFTRRANLLVHQRTHTGVSPFSCAECGKCFSRRASLTEHQRTHTGEKPYSCSECGKGFSLISAYINHKRIHTGEKPFKCSECGRCFTQRANLIGHQRTHTGEKPYSCLECGRCFTRRVYLTEHQRTHTGLPLFSCADCGKSYSQRASLIKHQRTHAGVKPQ; via the exons ATGATGGGTGAAGAACCGTGTAAAGAGGAGGAAATCCCTCCAGAGATCAGCGCAG ACCCCGGGGACACCAGAGCTACTCAGAGAAACGTCAaagctgaggaggaggaagaattaCATGTAATAGTCAAAGAAGAGGAAATTCCTGTAGAGATCGGCACAG ACCCCGGAGACACCAGAGAGACTCAAGGAGACATCAAAGTAGAGGAGGAAGAAATAAGAAAAGTCAAGATTGAAGAGGACGAAGTTCTTGTAGAGATTGGTACAG ATGGTGAAATGGAAGATGAGGGTATTACATCTGATTCTTCGGAGGAAAGCTCCATCACCCCAGATCTCCATCCATCACCTCATACTTCTTCAGAACCCTCTACACCCCTTGCCCGCCGTAAAGCTCGTAGAAGGGGTGGGAAGTTGCCTTTTTCCGTCTATGGGAGTTTTTTTGCCCAGGGAACAGAAGCAACACCAAACCAGAGAAACCGGACAGCGGAGGGTCAATATTCTTGCTCTGTGTGCGGAAAATGCTTTTCTTGGAAATCCTCTCTTTTTGAACACGAAAGAACTCACACGGACGACAGACCGTATccgtgttctgagtgcgggaaacgttttAAACAAAAGTCAACTCTTGCCATTCACGAACGAATCCACAACCCCGAGAAGCCTTTCTCGTGTTccgagtgtgggaagtgttttaCCCAGATAGGCAATCTTGCATCGCATCAGCgaacacacacgggggagaagccattctcctgttcagagtgcgggagatGTTTTACTCGCAGAGTCAGCCTTACGGAACACGAGAGGACTCACACTAAAGTGTCGCCGTTTTCTTGTCCGGAATGTGGGAAGTGTTTTACCCGGAAAACCAGCCTTGTTCTCCATCAGCGTACTCATACCGGGGTGACTCAGTTTTCCTGTTCTAAATGTGGCAAATGTTTTACGCAGAGGTCCCATCTTATTGTACACCAGAGGACTCATCCCGCGGTGTCGCCCTTCTCGTGTATGGAATGCGGGAAATATTTTACCCGGAGAGCCAACCTACTCGTACATCAAAGGACTCACACCGGGGTGTCGCCGTTCTCATGCGCagaatgtgggaaatgtttttccagGAGAGCTAGTCTTACTGAGCATCAGCggactcacacaggggagaagccgtattcatgtTCCGAATGCGGGAAAGGTTTTTCCCTTATTTCGGCTTACATTAACCATAAGAGgattcacacgggagagaagccatttAAGTGTTCTGAATGTGGGAGGTGTTTCACCCAAAGGGCCAATCTTATTGGACACCAGAGAACTCACACCGGGGAAAAGCCATATTCGTGTCTAGAATGTGGGAGATGTTTTACCCGGAGAGTCTATCTCACCGAGCACCAGAGGACACATACCGGGTTGCCGCTGTTTTCATGTGCGGATTGCGGAAAATCCTATTCCCAGAGAGCCAGTCTTATTAAACATCAAAGAACGCACGCTGGCGTGAAGCCGCAATGA
- the LOC120909876 gene encoding gastrula zinc finger protein XlCGF26.1-like isoform X2, protein MEEWKYIEGHKDLYKDAMMEKRPPLTSPDGSSNGNPPERCPRPLYSRDSTQEHQEDQVTLDVKQIDGDEEEVETYMMGEEPCKEEEIPPEISADPGDTRATQRNVKAEEEEELHVIVKEEEIPVEIGTDGEMEDEGITSDSSEESSITPDLHPSPHTSSEPSTPLARRKARRRGGKLPFSVYGSFFAQGTEATPNQRNRTAEGQYSCSVCGKCFSWKSSLFEHERTHTDDRPYPCSECGKRFKQKSTLAIHERIHNPEKPFSCSECGKCFTQIGNLASHQRTHTGEKPFSCSECGRCFTRRVSLTEHERTHTKVSPFSCPECGKCFTRKTSLVLHQRTHTGVTQFSCSKCGKCFTQRSHLIVHQRTHPAVSPFSCMECGKYFTRRANLLVHQRTHTGVSPFSCAECGKCFSRRASLTEHQRTHTGEKPYSCSECGKGFSLISAYINHKRIHTGEKPFKCSECGRCFTQRANLIGHQRTHTGEKPYSCLECGRCFTRRVYLTEHQRTHTGLPLFSCADCGKSYSQRASLIKHQRTHAGVKPQ, encoded by the exons atggaggagtggaagtatatagaaggacacaaggatctctacaaggacgccaTGATGGAGAAGCGGCCGCCCCTCACATCTccag atggatccagtaatgggaacccaccagagagatgtccccgtcctctgtattcccgggactccaCACAGGAACATCAGGAGGATCAG GTTACACTGGATGTAAAGCAGATTGATGGTGATGAGGAAGAAGTAGAGACGTATATGATGGGTGAAGAACCGTGTAAAGAGGAGGAAATCCCTCCAGAGATCAGCGCAG ACCCCGGGGACACCAGAGCTACTCAGAGAAACGTCAaagctgaggaggaggaagaattaCATGTAATAGTCAAAGAAGAGGAAATTCCTGTAGAGATCGGCACAG ATGGTGAAATGGAAGATGAGGGTATTACATCTGATTCTTCGGAGGAAAGCTCCATCACCCCAGATCTCCATCCATCACCTCATACTTCTTCAGAACCCTCTACACCCCTTGCCCGCCGTAAAGCTCGTAGAAGGGGTGGGAAGTTGCCTTTTTCCGTCTATGGGAGTTTTTTTGCCCAGGGAACAGAAGCAACACCAAACCAGAGAAACCGGACAGCGGAGGGTCAATATTCTTGCTCTGTGTGCGGAAAATGCTTTTCTTGGAAATCCTCTCTTTTTGAACACGAAAGAACTCACACGGACGACAGACCGTATccgtgttctgagtgcgggaaacgttttAAACAAAAGTCAACTCTTGCCATTCACGAACGAATCCACAACCCCGAGAAGCCTTTCTCGTGTTccgagtgtgggaagtgttttaCCCAGATAGGCAATCTTGCATCGCATCAGCgaacacacacgggggagaagccattctcctgttcagagtgcgggagatGTTTTACTCGCAGAGTCAGCCTTACGGAACACGAGAGGACTCACACTAAAGTGTCGCCGTTTTCTTGTCCGGAATGTGGGAAGTGTTTTACCCGGAAAACCAGCCTTGTTCTCCATCAGCGTACTCATACCGGGGTGACTCAGTTTTCCTGTTCTAAATGTGGCAAATGTTTTACGCAGAGGTCCCATCTTATTGTACACCAGAGGACTCATCCCGCGGTGTCGCCCTTCTCGTGTATGGAATGCGGGAAATATTTTACCCGGAGAGCCAACCTACTCGTACATCAAAGGACTCACACCGGGGTGTCGCCGTTCTCATGCGCagaatgtgggaaatgtttttccagGAGAGCTAGTCTTACTGAGCATCAGCggactcacacaggggagaagccgtattcatgtTCCGAATGCGGGAAAGGTTTTTCCCTTATTTCGGCTTACATTAACCATAAGAGgattcacacgggagagaagccatttAAGTGTTCTGAATGTGGGAGGTGTTTCACCCAAAGGGCCAATCTTATTGGACACCAGAGAACTCACACCGGGGAAAAGCCATATTCGTGTCTAGAATGTGGGAGATGTTTTACCCGGAGAGTCTATCTCACCGAGCACCAGAGGACACATACCGGGTTGCCGCTGTTTTCATGTGCGGATTGCGGAAAATCCTATTCCCAGAGAGCCAGTCTTATTAAACATCAAAGAACGCACGCTGGCGTGAAGCCGCAATGA
- the LOC120909867 gene encoding zinc finger protein 391-like, which yields MEKEPSHMTERILNLTLEIVYLLTRENYIAFRISDGLVASEEINTQSPVIKPPSHSPSKKKVQEVTSEISELLNGENYMTFKLSKGLVASNLKIQTPIIEPPSHSLRKNRNVQDVIKEIVDLLTGEEGKCLEGHKDLYQEVMMENHPPLTLPDRSSSGNPPERCPSPLCSQDSEPLGIQKDDQVLLDSNQIDCAMESKKTVEEPSVIDDLCKEEKTPPEISTDTRNARATQRDVKAEGEEIHVVIKEEEIPVEIGTDSEDNRATQRDVKSEEEEEEEEEEEEEEEEEEEEEEEEEEGCARFKEEEFTIEINTDGKRDRNNLDKHHIPFENPTTQTLLLVLPSGDLSDPSTHGGNFPNDSTPVVHHPSARGGETFRCSECGLCFSKRELLASHKSSHTKPLSPESGEDHPRKLYVIEHELIPMKPYSCSECGKCFTQKGHVVLHQRTHTGEKPYSCSECGKGFPAKSALSKHKRMHTGEKPFACSECGKSFSFNSALTKHKKTHTGEKPYSCSDCGRCFSQRDHLIAHQKTHTGEKPFSCSECGKSFAKKGNLETHQTIHTGDRPYSCSVCGKGFRSKSNLLRHKKVHRGLKPHVCSECGKPFKTEFALSLHLRSHEASGITLIGCSQ from the exons ATGGAAAAGGAgccgagtcacatgactgagcggatattaaacctcaccctggagatcgttTACCtactgaccagagag AATTATATAGCCTTTAGGATATCCGATGGCTTGGTTGCGTCTGAAGAAATTAACACACAAAGCCCTGTGATAAAGCCTCCATCTCATTCCCCAAGCAAAAAGAAGGTCCAGGAAGTCACCAGCGAGATCTCTGAGCTACTaaacggagag aaTTATATGACTTTCAAGTTATCCAAAGGCTTGGTTGCCTCCAACTTGAAGATCCAAACCCCCATTATAGAGCCTCCATCTCATTCCCTGAGAAAGAACAGGAATGTACAAGATGTCATCAAGGAGATCGTTGATctactgacaggagag GAGGGGAAATGTTTAGAAGGCCACAAGGATCTGTACCAAGAGGTCATGATGGAGAACCATCCGCCGCTCACGTTAccag ATAGATCCAGTAgcggaaacccaccagagagatgtcccagcCCTCTGTGTTCCCAGGATTCAGAACCGCTTGGGATCCAAAAGGATGACCAG GTTTTGCTGGATTCAAATCAGATTGACTGTGCAATGGAATCCAAGAAAACAGTAGAAGAGCCCTCTGTGATAGATGATCTGTGTAAGGAGGAGAAAACCCccccagagatcagcacag ACACCAGAAACGCCAGAGCCACTCAGAGGGATGTCAAAGCTGAGGGGGAAGAAATACACGTTGTAATTAAAGAAGAGGAAATTCCTGTAGAGATCGGCACAG ACTCCGAAGACAACAGAGCCACTCAGAGAGACGTCAaatctgaggaggaggaggaggaagaggaggaggaagaagaagaggaggaggaggaagaagaggaagaagaagaagaagaagaaggatgtGCAAGGTTTAAAGAGGAGGAATTTACTATAGAGATCAACACGG ATGGAAAACGCGACAGAAATAATCTGGACAAGCACCACATTCCATTTGAAAACCCCACTACCCAAACTCTTCTCCTAGTACTTCCCAGTGGAGACctgtctgatccctctacacatgGGGGTAATTTTCCCAACGATTCAACTCCCGTCGTCCATCACCCATCAGCCAGAGGAGGTGAAACCTTCCGTTGTTCCGAGTGCGGGTTATGCTTCTCCAAGAGGGAACTTCTTGCTTCTCACAAGAGCTCTCACACAAAGCCCTTATCGCCTGAGAGCGGCGAAGACCATCCTCGAAAATTATACGTGATTGAGCACGAGCTGATTCCTATGAAGCCCTATTCatgctcagagtgcgggaaatgttttacccAGAAAGGACACGTCGTTTTGCATCAGAGAACTCACACTGGCGAAAAGCCCTATTCGTGTTCTGAATGCGGAAAGGGTTTCCCAGCGAAATCGGCTCTGTCTAAACACAAGAGAATGCACACCGGAGAGAAGCCGTTTGCGTGTTCCGAATGTGGGAAATCTTTTTCTTTCAATTCCGCCTTGACGAAACACAAGAaaactcacacgggggagaagccctaTTCCTGCTCGGACTGCGGCAGATGTTTTTCTCAGAGAGACCACCTAATCGCCCATCAGAagactcacacgggggaaaagccgttttCCTGCTCCGAGTGCGGGAAAAGCTTTGCCAAAAAAGGCAATCTTGAAACGCATCAAACGATTCACACCGGCGACCGTCCTTATTCCTGCTCTGTGTGTGGGAAAGGTTTCCGCAGTAAATCAAATTTGCTCAGACATAAGAAGGTCCATAGAGGCCTTAAACCCCATGTGTGTTCTGAATGTGGGAAGCCGTTTAAAACAGAATTTGCCCTTAGCTTACATCTTCGATCCCATGAGGCTTCGGGGATTACACTGATAGGATGTAGCCAATGA